A genomic region of Elaeis guineensis isolate ETL-2024a chromosome 9, EG11, whole genome shotgun sequence contains the following coding sequences:
- the LOC105051995 gene encoding LOW QUALITY PROTEIN: bZIP transcription factor 12-like (The sequence of the model RefSeq protein was modified relative to this genomic sequence to represent the inferred CDS: inserted 2 bases in 1 codon) produces MASSRVMQSSSTANSDLACEPSIYSLTMSGDQAKNLGSMNMDDLLRNIYGDGTAAAASPATPFGGDAXGPPLAREGSSSLPRSIGSKTVEEVWREISGGRKVDGGGDGSGYKDATAAEAAAANGEMTLEDFLARAGAVREEDVRVPPGSVAAGGFGVDAVMNDRFSQQQAQLPLENPMLGFGNGVEAGAGGGGRGGRGRKRQVLDPVDRAALQRQKRMIKNRESAARSRERKQAYTVELESIVTHLEEENARLLGEQEEVHRQRLKQLLENLIPVTERKQPPRALRRTHSM; encoded by the exons ATGGCGTCGTCGAGGGTGATGCAGTCGTCCTCGACGGCGAACTCGGATCTCGCGTGCGAGCCCTCCATATATTCTCTCACGATGAGCGGCGACCAGGCCAAGAATTTGGGATCCATGAACATGGACGACCTCCTTCGCAACATCTACGGCGACGGCACAGCTGCGGCGGCGTCGCCGGCTACCCCCTTTGGTGGAGACGC GGGGCCGCCGCTGGCACGGGAGGGGAGCTCCTCGCTGCCGAGGAGCATCGGGAGCAAGACGGTGGAGGAGGTGTGGAGGGAGATCTCCGGAGGGAGGAAGGTGGATGGAGGAGGGGATGGATCGGGGTACAAGGACGCCACGGCCGCGGAAGCGGCGGCAGCGAACGGGGAGATGACGCTGGAGGACTTCTTGGCGAGGGCGGGGGCGGTGAGGGAGGAGGACGTTAGGGTTCCTCCGGGGTCGGTGGCGGCGGGCGGGTTTGGGGTGGATGCGGTGATGAATGATCGGTTTAGTCAGCAGCAGGCTCAATTGCCGCTCGAGAATCCGATGCTAGGGTTTGGAAATGGGGTGGAGGCTGGGGCTGggggaggagggagaggagggagggggAGGAAGAGACAGGTGCTCGATCCGGTGGACAGGGCGGCGCTACAGAGGCAGAAAAGAATGATCAAGAACAGGGAGTCCGCAGCGAGGTCGAGGGAGAGGAAACAG GCTTATACTGTGGAACTTGAATCTATAGTTACGCACCTGGAGGAGGAAAATGCGAGGCTATTGGGAGAACAG GAGGAGGTCCACAGGCAGAGGCTTAAACAG